A window of Candidatus Peribacteraceae bacterium genomic DNA:
CGGAAGAATCTTCGCGATCACCGTTGACGCGGAGTCGCATCATGAGAAGAGTCGCCCCCTACCGGTACAAGTTGATCACGCCATCCGCCCTCGGTTGTCCGGGGACAACGTGTGTCGTGATAGCCCGCGCGGGCAACCCCTGCCCTGAACCGAACGAGCGCAGCGAGTTCTGGTTCAGGGCCTGCCCCTCTCTAGGGAGCAGCCTCGCCTCTCCATCCTCCCGCCACGCTCACGTGTACGAGCTATGTGGTGAAGGAGAGCATGGAGACGTGTCCGTTCCCTGTCATCACCGGCTCCGTCCGACATCCGAAGTCCTCACCCCTAACCCCTGCTTTATGCATGCCAAGAACTACGCGGCACTCGCCCTTGCCCTCCCCCTCTTCTGGGTGGCAAGTGCCCATTCCGCCGCACCCCTCCCCTCCTACCCTGCCAGCTGCCCCCTCACCAACCGCTCCTCGTCTCCCGCGCTTTCGCGCCCTTCTTCCGTTTCCAGCACCCCGCAGCACGGGACGACGAATGTCCTCTCAGCCAGCCTGTCCCGTTCCTCCTTGCTTGAACGCGCCCAAGCGTTGCGCGAACAGCGCCTCAACCGCTCCCTCCCCACCTCCCTCTTCCCCGCAGGCTTTTCCTTCGGGAACGGACAGAGCAGCAGCGCCTGGAGCTTGCCATCGTGGATATCCTCGCGTTCCAGTTCGTCTCTGAGCATCCCGACGATCCCCTCCTCTGCTTCTTCTGCATCCTCTGTATCTTCTGCTTCCTCTCCGTCCAGCTCCTCAACTTCTTCCATCTCCACAGCACCGGAAACCTCAAAACAACGCATACTGGAACTGGTGAACGGTGAACGGCAGAAAGCGAACCTCTCTCCCCTCGCGTGGAACGACAAGCTCGCGCTCGCCGCACAGCGGCACGCCGAAGACATGCAGGCGCAGAACTACTTCAGCCATACGGGG
This region includes:
- a CDS encoding CAP domain-containing protein — translated: MHAKNYAALALALPLFWVASAHSAAPLPSYPASCPLTNRSSSPALSRPSSVSSTPQHGTTNVLSASLSRSSLLERAQALREQRLNRSLPTSLFPAGFSFGNGQSSSAWSLPSWISSRSSSSLSIPTIPSSASSASSVSSASSPSSSSTSSISTAPETSKQRILELVNGERQKANLSPLAWNDKLALAAQRHAEDMQAQNYFSHTGLNGSTPSDRVKAAGYAPTCTGCQWSSSYGENIARGQRTPEQVMNDWMNSPGHRANILNPDFLELGVGIAGTYWAQEFGAIRTW